In one window of Ruminococcus hominis DNA:
- a CDS encoding electron transfer flavoprotein subunit alpha/FixB family protein translates to MGFLKVHQESVTPEIAEKMCEICPFHAISYNEGKLEIGAGCKMCKLCVKNGVSGVVTYEEEEVEEIDKSLWNGIAVFAEWEDGKIHPVVYELLGKARELAKVNAHPVYALLVGCGLEDATEELRHYGVDCVYCYDAELLQEYQVDSYANVVGDFVEKVHPSVMMFGATVKGRSLAPRAAARFHTGLTADCTVLEMKDNTDLVQIRPAFGGNIMAQIITPNSRPQFCTVRYKVFSAPKRTDEVSGHIEKMVLTEEKMQSKVQLEKKIEKPKTIDIAEADVIVAVGRGLQSQNDLTLVQEFADKLGAQMACTRPLIEAGWFDPKRQIGLSGRTVKPKLIITIGISGSVQFVAGMKGAECIVAINQDKNASIFDVAHYCFVGDLYEILPQLLAQLKGGTK, encoded by the coding sequence ATGGGATTTTTAAAAGTTCATCAAGAGTCAGTAACTCCTGAAATTGCAGAAAAAATGTGTGAGATTTGTCCGTTCCATGCGATTTCTTATAACGAAGGAAAATTGGAAATCGGTGCAGGATGTAAAATGTGTAAGTTATGTGTAAAGAACGGAGTCTCAGGAGTTGTAACTTATGAAGAAGAGGAAGTAGAAGAAATAGATAAAAGTCTTTGGAATGGGATTGCTGTATTTGCAGAATGGGAAGATGGGAAGATACATCCGGTTGTGTATGAACTGCTAGGAAAAGCAAGAGAACTAGCGAAGGTAAATGCGCATCCTGTATATGCATTGTTAGTTGGGTGTGGGCTAGAAGATGCAACAGAAGAATTGAGACATTATGGAGTAGACTGTGTATATTGTTATGATGCAGAACTGTTGCAAGAATATCAAGTTGATTCTTATGCAAATGTGGTGGGGGATTTTGTGGAAAAAGTTCATCCTTCCGTGATGATGTTTGGTGCTACGGTGAAGGGACGTTCACTTGCTCCGAGAGCAGCGGCAAGATTTCATACAGGATTAACAGCTGATTGTACGGTGTTGGAAATGAAGGATAATACAGATCTTGTACAGATTCGACCAGCATTTGGCGGAAATATTATGGCGCAGATTATTACCCCGAATTCTCGGCCACAGTTTTGTACAGTGCGGTATAAAGTGTTTTCGGCACCCAAAAGAACAGATGAGGTGTCAGGACACATTGAAAAAATGGTATTGACTGAAGAAAAGATGCAGTCAAAGGTTCAGTTGGAGAAGAAAATCGAAAAGCCAAAGACGATTGATATTGCGGAAGCAGACGTAATTGTAGCTGTTGGAAGAGGTTTGCAAAGTCAGAATGATTTGACACTGGTTCAGGAATTTGCAGATAAATTGGGGGCGCAGATGGCGTGTACTCGTCCGTTAATTGAAGCGGGGTGGTTTGATCCCAAGAGACAGATTGGCCTGAGTGGAAGAACTGTAAAGCCAAAATTGATTATCACAATTGGCATTTCTGGATCAGTACAGTTTGTTGCGGGAATGAAAGGTGCAGAGTGTATCGTTGCAATTAATCAGGATAAAAATGCAAGTATATTTGATGTAGCGCATTATTGTTTTGTGGGAGACTTATATGAGATTCTTCCGCAGCTTTTAGCACAGCTGAAAGGAGGTACAAAATGA
- a CDS encoding FAD-binding oxidoreductase, protein MSLTNEQLSFLKKIVDSSRVWIGEEIGEDYSHDELGGVSGYPDILIKVLSTEEIAAIMKYAYEQEIPVVVRGSGTGLVGAAVAIKGGIMLETTMMNHILELDEENLTVTVEPGVLLMELAKYAEDHQFLYPPDPGEKSATIGGNVSTNAGGMRAVKYGVTRDYVRGMTVVLPNGTIEHLGGKIVKNSSGYSLKDLLIGSEGTLAIITELILKLVPLPEKSVSLLIPYAKMEDAIGAVPEIIRLKSSPTAIEFMEREVICFAEEFLGKKFPDTKNPAYLLLTFDGNSEAQVEREYDKVAGYCLEHGALDVFLVDTPERKDAVWSARGAFLEAIKASTTEMDECDVVVPRNRIAEFIRYTHELAMKYDIRIPSFGHAGDGNLHIYICRDKLDEQVWKEKLEKVFEEMYEKAAEVGGAVSGEHGIGFAKKEYLREQIGEEQIRIMRGIKQVFDPKGLLNPGKVISGE, encoded by the coding sequence ATGAGTCTGACAAATGAACAGCTATCCTTTTTAAAAAAAATAGTAGATTCTTCTCGTGTATGGATTGGAGAAGAAATAGGTGAAGACTATAGTCATGATGAATTGGGGGGAGTATCAGGATATCCGGATATTCTGATTAAGGTATTGTCTACAGAGGAAATTGCCGCGATTATGAAATATGCATATGAACAGGAGATTCCGGTTGTGGTGAGAGGATCAGGAACAGGTCTGGTTGGTGCAGCAGTTGCTATTAAAGGTGGAATTATGTTGGAAACAACGATGATGAATCATATTCTGGAATTGGATGAAGAGAATCTGACTGTTACAGTTGAACCAGGTGTTCTTTTAATGGAATTGGCCAAATATGCAGAAGATCATCAGTTTTTGTATCCACCAGATCCAGGAGAAAAATCCGCAACTATTGGTGGGAATGTAAGTACGAATGCAGGAGGTATGCGAGCAGTAAAGTATGGTGTTACAAGGGATTATGTCCGTGGAATGACAGTGGTACTACCAAATGGAACAATTGAACATCTGGGAGGAAAAATCGTAAAGAACAGTTCGGGGTATAGTCTGAAAGATCTGTTAATAGGATCTGAAGGAACACTTGCTATTATTACAGAGTTGATTTTGAAGTTAGTTCCGTTGCCGGAGAAAAGTGTTAGCCTGTTAATTCCATACGCAAAAATGGAAGATGCAATTGGGGCGGTACCGGAAATTATTCGATTGAAATCCAGTCCAACAGCGATTGAATTTATGGAACGAGAGGTAATCTGTTTCGCAGAGGAATTTCTTGGAAAGAAATTCCCAGATACAAAAAATCCGGCATATTTATTGTTGACATTTGATGGAAATTCAGAAGCCCAAGTAGAAAGAGAGTATGATAAAGTTGCTGGATATTGTCTGGAACACGGCGCTTTAGATGTTTTTTTGGTGGATACTCCAGAACGAAAAGATGCAGTTTGGTCCGCAAGAGGGGCATTTTTGGAAGCAATTAAAGCATCAACGACAGAAATGGATGAATGTGATGTTGTTGTTCCGAGAAATCGAATTGCTGAGTTTATCAGGTATACACATGAACTTGCAATGAAGTATGATATTCGAATTCCAAGTTTTGGACATGCAGGTGATGGAAATCTGCATATATACATATGCAGGGATAAATTAGATGAACAAGTCTGGAAAGAAAAACTGGAAAAGGTTTTTGAAGAGATGTATGAAAAGGCTGCGGAAGTTGGTGGTGCTGTTTCAGGTGAACATGGAATTGGATTTGCAAAAAAAGAATATTTGAGAGAGCAGATTGGAGAAGAACAGATAAGGATTATGCGTGGAATAAAACAAGTATTTGATCCGAAAGGTCTGTTGAATCCGGGAAAAGTGATTAGTGGAGAATAG
- a CDS encoding MerR family transcriptional regulator, with protein MRKLNKPCIKTGNFAKLCNTNKRTLFHYDEIGLFSPVLTDDKGYRYYTKSQCDVFFTITCLKDIGMPLKEIKQYIDSKDPENLKQLLLEQQEKVRLELKHLKRIEQVIQTKLELLEIGERLEFDGTVSSVTLESCPEEYLITSPALNSSDNTELFPALCQHISYCCHEDLTTEHPYGAIISVNAARHNLPDTYLYFFTKIAFPSEHHSCMIKPAGTYAVCYLKGDYYDASLAYHALFAFLESNGLTPGEFCYKEAIFDELAVDDETNYITRISFPIVSF; from the coding sequence ATGCGGAAATTAAACAAACCATGTATAAAAACCGGGAATTTTGCAAAATTATGCAATACAAATAAACGAACTTTGTTCCATTACGATGAAATCGGTCTGTTCTCACCAGTTCTGACTGACGACAAGGGATACCGATATTACACAAAAAGCCAATGTGATGTATTTTTTACAATCACATGTCTGAAAGACATTGGAATGCCTCTGAAAGAGATCAAACAATACATTGATTCCAAAGATCCTGAAAATCTGAAACAATTATTGTTGGAACAGCAGGAAAAAGTACGACTGGAACTGAAGCATCTGAAACGAATCGAACAGGTCATCCAGACAAAACTGGAATTACTTGAGATTGGCGAACGCCTTGAATTTGACGGAACTGTCTCATCTGTGACACTGGAGAGCTGTCCGGAAGAATATCTGATCACAAGCCCGGCTCTGAATTCCAGCGACAACACGGAACTCTTTCCGGCACTGTGCCAGCATATCAGCTACTGCTGCCACGAGGACTTGACCACGGAGCATCCTTATGGTGCCATTATCTCAGTCAATGCAGCCCGCCACAATCTCCCGGATACTTATCTCTATTTCTTCACAAAAATCGCATTCCCATCGGAACATCATTCCTGTATGATCAAACCGGCGGGCACTTATGCTGTCTGCTATTTAAAAGGGGATTATTATGACGCTTCTCTGGCGTACCATGCATTGTTCGCCTTTCTTGAAAGCAATGGTCTCACACCAGGAGAATTCTGCTATAAAGAAGCCATATTTGATGAACTGGCCGTGGATGACGAAACGAACTACATCACCCGAATTTCTTTTCCAATTGTGTCTTTTTAA
- a CDS encoding pyridoxal phosphate-dependent aminotransferase, producing the protein MPGLSDRVQTFTDSAIRRMTRISDEYGAINLSQGFPDFDPPKEIMDALAKAAYAGPHQYSVTFGAENFREALARKQGGAIGREIDPEKEIVVTCGGTEAMMCAMMTICNPGDKVMVFSPFYENYGADAILSGAEPIYIPLVPPEYGFDIRLVEEGFRQGAKAIIVCNPSNPCGKVFTEEELTAIGELAVKYDGFVVTDEVYEHMVYAPNHHTCMASLPGMYEHTITCNSLSKTYSITGWRLGYLIGPEEVIEAAKKVHDFLTVGAAAPLQEAAVTGLNFPQSYYDDLLELYTEKRAYFLDGLDRIGLKHNVPQGTYFVMIDIQEYLNLPQFAGYTDLEFCEWMIRNIGVAAVPGSSFFKEEVNNLIRLHFAREKSTMDEALNRLAKLQELVK; encoded by the coding sequence ATGCCAGGATTAAGTGACAGAGTTCAAACATTTACAGATTCCGCCATCCGCAGAATGACAAGAATCAGCGACGAATATGGAGCAATCAATTTATCGCAGGGATTTCCGGATTTTGATCCGCCGAAGGAGATTATGGATGCACTTGCGAAAGCTGCATATGCAGGACCACATCAATATTCCGTGACATTTGGTGCGGAGAATTTCAGAGAGGCACTTGCAAGAAAGCAGGGGGGAGCAATCGGAAGAGAGATTGACCCGGAGAAAGAAATCGTAGTGACTTGTGGTGGAACAGAGGCGATGATGTGTGCGATGATGACAATCTGTAATCCGGGGGACAAGGTGATGGTATTCTCTCCGTTTTATGAGAACTACGGAGCGGATGCGATTCTTTCCGGAGCAGAGCCAATCTACATTCCACTCGTACCGCCGGAGTATGGATTTGATATCCGTTTGGTGGAAGAAGGCTTTCGTCAGGGGGCGAAGGCAATCATTGTCTGTAACCCGTCCAATCCGTGCGGAAAGGTGTTTACAGAAGAAGAATTAACTGCAATCGGAGAGCTTGCGGTGAAATACGATGGATTTGTTGTGACGGATGAAGTATATGAGCATATGGTGTATGCACCGAATCATCACACTTGCATGGCATCCCTGCCGGGAATGTATGAGCATACGATTACATGTAATTCTCTTTCCAAAACATATTCCATCACCGGCTGGAGACTTGGTTATCTGATCGGACCGGAAGAAGTGATTGAGGCAGCGAAGAAGGTACATGATTTCCTGACTGTCGGAGCGGCAGCACCATTGCAGGAAGCAGCTGTGACAGGATTGAATTTCCCTCAGTCATACTATGATGATCTGCTGGAGCTTTACACGGAAAAGCGTGCGTATTTCCTTGATGGGCTGGATCGGATCGGTCTGAAGCACAATGTTCCGCAGGGAACTTATTTTGTGATGATCGACATTCAGGAATATCTCAATCTGCCACAGTTTGCAGGATATACAGATCTGGAATTCTGTGAATGGATGATTCGGAATATCGGAGTGGCAGCAGTTCCGGGATCCAGTTTCTTCAAAGAAGAAGTAAACAACTTGATCCGACTGCATTTTGCGAGAGAAAAATCGACGATGGATGAGGCACTGAACCGTTTGGCGAAGTTACAGGAGCTAGTGAAATAA
- a CDS encoding iron-containing alcohol dehydrogenase → MNTESIYFCNYSIGEHAYDNVTNVCARYGKRILLFGGVKALCAGKARLEAAIEGSEYAIVDIVLFEQECTYEKIHRLAQRAKEVQADMIFGMGGGKALDTAKGAGSVSAGGNGRYDRKIFRMSFCRSSGSTDIQFSTWP, encoded by the coding sequence ATGAATACAGAAAGTATTTATTTTTGCAATTACTCGATTGGAGAGCATGCATATGACAATGTAACGAATGTGTGTGCAAGATACGGAAAGCGGATCCTTCTGTTTGGCGGCGTGAAAGCGTTGTGTGCAGGAAAGGCGCGATTGGAGGCTGCAATAGAAGGAAGCGAATACGCGATCGTGGATATTGTGCTGTTTGAACAGGAGTGTACTTATGAAAAAATACATCGCCTTGCACAGCGGGCGAAAGAAGTGCAGGCGGATATGATCTTTGGAATGGGAGGCGGCAAAGCACTGGATACTGCAAAAGGTGCCGGATCAGTATCTGCAGGCGGGAATGGGAGATACGATCGGAAAATATTTCGAATGTCATTTTGTCGTTCGAGTGGATCAACTGACATACAGTTCAGCACTTGGCCGTGA
- the tyrS gene encoding tyrosine--tRNA ligase yields MTLYEELQARGLIAQVTDEELIADLINNGKATFYIGFDPTADSLHVGHFMALCLMKRLQMAGNKPIALIGGGTAMIGDPSGRSDMRQMMTPEQIQHNCDCFKEQMSKFIDFSEGKALMVNNADWLMDLNYIEVLREVGAHFSVNRMLSHECYKQRMERGLTFLEFNYMIMQSYDFYELFQNYGCNLQFGGDDQWANMLGGTELIRRKLGKDASAMTITLLLNSEGKKMGKTQSGAVWLDPNKTSPFDFYQYWRNVADADVLKCIRMLTFLPLEQIDEMDSWEGSQLNKAKEILAFELTKLVHGEEEAVRAQESARALFSQGNAADMPTAELTEEDLTEGTIDILTLLAKSGLVSSKSEARRAVQQGGVAVDGEKVTDIYATIEKDKFAGEGIVLKKGKKNFRKVVVK; encoded by the coding sequence ATGACACTTTACGAAGAATTACAAGCACGTGGCCTGATCGCACAGGTTACAGACGAAGAACTGATTGCAGATTTGATCAACAACGGAAAGGCAACATTTTACATCGGATTTGACCCAACGGCAGACAGCCTTCATGTCGGACATTTCATGGCATTATGTCTGATGAAACGTCTGCAGATGGCAGGAAACAAACCAATCGCATTGATTGGTGGCGGTACAGCTATGATCGGTGATCCATCAGGAAGATCTGATATGCGTCAGATGATGACACCGGAGCAGATTCAGCATAACTGTGACTGTTTCAAAGAGCAGATGAGTAAATTCATTGATTTCTCAGAAGGTAAGGCATTGATGGTAAATAATGCTGACTGGCTGATGGATTTGAATTACATCGAAGTACTCCGCGAAGTAGGTGCACATTTCAGCGTAAACCGTATGCTTTCACATGAGTGTTACAAACAGCGTATGGAAAGAGGACTTACATTCCTTGAATTTAACTACATGATCATGCAGAGCTACGATTTCTATGAGTTATTCCAGAATTACGGATGTAACCTACAGTTCGGTGGAGATGACCAGTGGGCAAACATGCTCGGTGGTACAGAGCTGATTCGTCGTAAACTTGGTAAAGATGCAAGTGCTATGACAATCACACTGCTTCTGAACTCAGAAGGTAAAAAGATGGGAAAAACACAGTCAGGTGCTGTTTGGCTTGATCCAAACAAAACATCTCCATTCGATTTCTACCAGTATTGGAGAAATGTAGCGGATGCTGATGTACTTAAATGTATCCGTATGTTGACATTCCTTCCGTTAGAGCAGATTGATGAAATGGATTCATGGGAAGGAAGCCAGTTGAACAAAGCAAAAGAAATCCTTGCATTTGAATTAACAAAACTCGTTCATGGTGAAGAAGAAGCAGTTCGTGCACAGGAAAGCGCCCGTGCATTATTCAGCCAGGGAAATGCAGCTGATATGCCAACAGCAGAATTAACAGAAGAAGATTTGACAGAAGGAACAATTGATATTCTTACATTGCTTGCTAAGAGTGGACTTGTATCTTCAAAATCAGAAGCAAGACGTGCTGTACAGCAGGGCGGAGTTGCAGTAGATGGTGAGAAAGTGACAGATATCTATGCGACAATTGAAAAAGATAAATTTGCAGGAGAAGGAATTGTCCTGAAAAAAGGAAAGAAAAATTTCCGTAAAGTAGTTGTGAAATAG